A single genomic interval of Streptomyces graminofaciens harbors:
- the hemG gene encoding protoporphyrinogen oxidase, translating to MSGSRTDAGHVVVIGAGIAGLAAAHRVLDRGARVTVLEASERVGGKLLPGEIAGARVDFGAESMLARRPEAIALAREVGLTDRLQPPATAAASLWTRGALRPMPKGHVMGVPGTASALSGVLSDEGLARIERDAELPRTEVGDDVAVGEYVAARLGREVVDRLVEPLLGGVYAGDAYRISMRSAVPQLFQAAQTHTSLTEAVREIQARAAAAQQTGPVFMGIEGGVGQLPLSVAESVRGRGAEILTRTAVTELRREAPGGWRITAGDRVLHADAVVVAAPAPVAAGLLRPEAPEAAAELATVEYASMALVTLAYRRADLTLPEGSGFLVPPVDGRTIKASTFSSQKWGWIADENPDLLVLRTSVGRHGETEILRRDDAHLVDVSRHDLRAATGLSAEPLETRVTRWHEGLPQYPVGHHARVARVREHIAKLPGLAVCGAAYDGVGIPACIASAYAAVDQIGGDLSAARELTANPVQSLHGGAGE from the coding sequence ATGAGCGGATCACGTACGGACGCGGGGCACGTCGTCGTCATCGGAGCCGGGATCGCGGGGCTGGCCGCGGCCCACCGGGTGCTGGACCGAGGCGCGAGAGTCACCGTCCTGGAGGCCTCGGAGCGGGTCGGCGGCAAGCTGCTGCCCGGTGAGATCGCGGGCGCGCGGGTCGACTTCGGCGCCGAGTCGATGCTGGCCCGCCGCCCCGAGGCGATCGCCCTCGCGAGAGAGGTCGGGCTCACCGACCGCCTCCAGCCGCCCGCGACCGCCGCGGCCTCGCTGTGGACCAGGGGTGCCCTGCGCCCCATGCCCAAGGGCCACGTCATGGGCGTCCCCGGCACCGCCTCCGCCCTCTCCGGCGTCCTCTCCGACGAGGGCCTCGCCCGCATCGAGCGCGACGCCGAACTGCCGCGCACCGAGGTCGGCGACGACGTGGCGGTGGGGGAGTACGTGGCGGCGAGGCTCGGCCGCGAGGTCGTCGACCGCCTGGTGGAGCCCCTGCTGGGCGGGGTCTACGCGGGCGACGCGTACCGCATCTCGATGCGCTCGGCGGTCCCCCAGCTCTTCCAGGCCGCCCAGACCCACACCTCCCTGACGGAGGCCGTGCGCGAGATCCAGGCCCGCGCTGCCGCCGCCCAGCAGACGGGCCCCGTCTTCATGGGCATCGAGGGCGGCGTGGGCCAACTGCCGCTCTCGGTCGCGGAGTCGGTGCGCGGGCGCGGCGCCGAGATCCTCACCCGGACCGCCGTCACGGAGCTGCGCCGCGAGGCGCCCGGCGGCTGGCGGATCACCGCCGGGGACCGGGTGCTGCACGCGGACGCCGTCGTCGTGGCCGCCCCCGCCCCCGTCGCCGCCGGGCTGCTGCGCCCCGAGGCCCCCGAGGCCGCCGCCGAGCTGGCGACCGTCGAGTACGCCTCCATGGCCCTCGTCACCCTGGCCTACCGCCGAGCCGACCTCACCCTCCCCGAGGGCAGCGGCTTCCTGGTGCCGCCGGTGGACGGCCGCACGATCAAGGCGTCCACGTTCTCCTCCCAGAAGTGGGGCTGGATCGCGGACGAGAACCCCGACCTGCTGGTCCTGCGCACCTCGGTCGGCCGGCACGGCGAGACGGAGATCCTCCGGCGCGACGACGCCCACCTCGTGGACGTGTCGCGACACGACCTCCGGGCCGCCACCGGCCTGTCCGCCGAACCCCTCGAAACCCGCGTCACCCGCTGGCACGAGGGCCTGCCCCAGTACCCCGTCGGCCACCACGCGCGCGTGGCCCGTGTCCGCGAGCACATCGCCAAGCTGCCCGGCCTCGCCGTCTGCGGCGCGGCGTACGACGGTGTCGGCATCCCGGCCTGCATCGCGAGCGCGTACGCGGCCGTCGACCAGATCGGCGGCGACCTGAGCGCCGCCCGCGAGCTCACCGCCAACCCGGTGCAAAGTCTGCACGGCGGAGCAGGAGAATAA
- a CDS encoding DUF4349 domain-containing protein, producing the protein MAETHVRRSRRPAGALAALFIAAALTITGCSAGGDESSSDGSLSDSKAAPAEQQDGAGSGAADSTVREDAPVKITPSHIIRTASLTVQVKDVPKALDEARTSTENAGGFVGSETTTRDGKGRERTRVVLRVPTEKYDEVLAELEGTGKLIERKAKAEDVTDQVVDVNSRIKTQRASVARIRELMERATKLSDVVTLEGELSTRQSDLESLLAQQESLKDRTSLATITLSLSETPVKKAEKHDDDPGFVDALEGGWGAFVTLFRWLGLGLAAILPFAAAAALLLALWLRFVRPRRTSPEVAAAAEERD; encoded by the coding sequence ATGGCCGAAACCCACGTACGACGATCCCGCCGGCCCGCAGGGGCCCTGGCCGCCCTGTTCATCGCGGCCGCCCTGACGATCACCGGCTGCAGCGCGGGCGGCGACGAATCCAGCTCGGACGGCTCGCTCTCCGACTCCAAGGCCGCCCCTGCCGAGCAGCAGGACGGCGCGGGCAGTGGCGCCGCCGACTCGACCGTCAGGGAGGACGCGCCGGTCAAGATCACCCCGAGCCACATCATCCGCACCGCTTCCCTGACCGTGCAGGTCAAGGACGTGCCGAAGGCGCTGGACGAGGCCCGCACCAGCACCGAGAACGCGGGTGGCTTCGTCGGCAGCGAGACCACGACCCGCGACGGCAAGGGCCGCGAGCGGACCCGCGTCGTGCTGCGGGTGCCCACCGAGAAGTACGACGAGGTCCTCGCCGAACTGGAAGGCACCGGCAAGCTGATCGAACGCAAGGCCAAGGCCGAGGACGTCACCGACCAGGTCGTCGACGTGAACAGCCGCATCAAGACACAGCGGGCGAGTGTGGCACGGATCCGGGAGCTGATGGAGCGGGCGACCAAGCTCAGTGATGTGGTCACCCTGGAGGGCGAGTTGAGCACCCGTCAGTCGGATCTGGAGTCCCTGCTCGCCCAGCAGGAGTCCCTGAAGGACCGCACGAGCCTCGCCACCATCACGCTGTCGCTGTCCGAGACCCCGGTGAAGAAGGCGGAGAAGCACGACGACGACCCGGGCTTCGTGGACGCGCTGGAGGGCGGCTGGGGCGCCTTCGTCACTCTGTTCCGCTGGCTGGGCCTCGGCCTCGCCGCGATCCTCCCGTTCGCGGCGGCAGCGGCGCTCCTGCTGGCCCTGTGGCTGCGCTTCGTGCGCCCCCGCAGGACGAGCCCGGAGGTGGCGGCGGCCGCGGAGGAGCGGGACTGA
- a CDS encoding TIGR04222 domain-containing membrane protein produces MLWVLFLLLAWAVAGVSCIRLCLASMRAASAEADTDGVPSSGRQLTLYEAAFLSGGPARVADLTLVSMARQRRLLLAHTGWATVVDPDGRDEMERSVIGAIGPDGQSLIAPVRQTAAAAEAVRRLADRLVAAGLAVPDGARAGVSDAVRQVGGASVAVSVLGALALVMPLGAQDQGGLVALWFALPFVLTVSCLLVARVEVPGTVWASAAGKRLLRSAGVGRGCGDHQCLAMVALRGVRAVESDELRAAFGYR; encoded by the coding sequence ATGCTCTGGGTCCTCTTCCTGCTCCTCGCCTGGGCCGTCGCGGGTGTCTCCTGCATCCGGCTGTGTCTGGCCTCGATGCGTGCGGCCTCCGCCGAGGCCGACACCGACGGTGTCCCGTCCTCCGGTCGTCAACTGACCCTGTACGAGGCCGCGTTCCTCTCCGGCGGGCCCGCGCGCGTCGCCGATCTGACCCTCGTCTCCATGGCCCGCCAGCGGCGCCTCCTCCTCGCGCACACCGGCTGGGCGACCGTCGTGGACCCGGACGGGCGGGACGAGATGGAACGCTCGGTGATCGGCGCGATAGGGCCCGACGGGCAGTCCTTGATAGCGCCGGTGCGGCAGACGGCGGCCGCCGCCGAGGCCGTACGGCGGCTCGCCGATCGGCTCGTGGCGGCGGGGCTGGCCGTGCCGGACGGGGCGCGGGCGGGCGTTTCGGATGCGGTTCGGCAGGTGGGGGGCGCCTCTGTGGCCGTGTCCGTACTGGGCGCCCTCGCCTTGGTGATGCCCTTGGGGGCGCAGGACCAGGGTGGGCTGGTGGCCCTCTGGTTCGCGTTGCCCTTCGTACTCACGGTGAGCTGTCTCCTGGTGGCACGGGTCGAGGTGCCGGGCACGGTGTGGGCGTCGGCGGCGGGGAAGCGGTTGCTGCGGAGTGCGGGGGTCGGGCGGGGCTGTGGTGATCATCAATGTCTCGCCATGGTTGCCCTGCGGGGGGTGCGGGCGGTCGAGTCGGATGAGCTTCGGGCGGCGTTCGGGTATCGGTAG
- a CDS encoding DUF692 domain-containing protein: MVRLGTGIGWRPEIAEAVERMAASAGAGPAGRTGVDWVEVVAENVCPGHIPESLTRLRERGVTVVPHGVSLGLGGADRPDEERLRSLAERAEALGAPLVTEHIAFVRAGGALTASPLLEAGHLLPVPRTRDALDVLCENVRIAQDALPVPLALENIAALINWPGEEMTEGQFLYDLVDRTGVRLLIDVANLHTNHVNRGEDPAKALDELPVEAIAYVHVAGGFERDGVWHDSHAHPVPQQVLDVLADLASRVSPPGVLLERDENFPEPEELERELGAIRGVLESAEVRGATEAPGAATETRGSSGAGPVEEAVVVADTEPAVRQRLGLAQASLLSALVAGTPVPEGFDRVRLGVQARALAAKRSDVVAKIAPELQEILGKSYRPAFLTYAQGHPMTGGYRRDALSFAEHVLLEQSLDDADARRALREWWLERSGPAPRSQRPTARLARATRRVLLRR, from the coding sequence ATGGTGCGGCTGGGCACGGGGATCGGCTGGCGGCCGGAGATCGCCGAGGCCGTCGAGCGCATGGCCGCGTCGGCGGGGGCCGGACCGGCCGGGCGCACCGGTGTCGACTGGGTCGAGGTCGTCGCCGAGAACGTCTGCCCGGGGCACATCCCCGAGTCGTTGACGCGGCTGCGCGAGCGCGGTGTCACGGTCGTCCCGCACGGCGTCTCGCTCGGCCTCGGCGGCGCCGACCGCCCCGACGAGGAGCGGCTGCGGTCCCTGGCCGAGCGCGCGGAGGCCCTCGGGGCTCCCCTCGTCACCGAGCACATCGCGTTCGTACGGGCGGGGGGCGCGCTCACCGCGTCCCCGCTCCTGGAGGCCGGGCATCTGCTGCCGGTCCCGCGCACCCGGGACGCGCTGGACGTGCTGTGCGAGAACGTCCGCATCGCCCAGGACGCCCTGCCGGTCCCGCTGGCCCTGGAGAACATCGCCGCGCTCATCAACTGGCCGGGTGAGGAGATGACGGAGGGCCAGTTCCTGTACGACCTGGTCGACCGTACCGGCGTCCGGCTCCTCATCGACGTGGCGAACCTCCACACCAACCACGTCAACCGGGGCGAGGACCCCGCGAAGGCGCTCGACGAGCTGCCGGTCGAGGCCATCGCGTACGTCCATGTCGCGGGCGGCTTCGAGCGAGACGGCGTCTGGCACGACAGCCACGCCCACCCCGTCCCGCAGCAGGTACTCGACGTGCTCGCCGACCTCGCCTCCCGGGTCAGCCCGCCCGGCGTGCTCCTGGAGCGCGACGAGAACTTCCCCGAGCCGGAGGAGCTGGAGCGGGAGTTGGGGGCGATCCGGGGGGTGCTGGAGAGCGCGGAGGTACGGGGGGCGACGGAGGCGCCCGGAGCAGCGACGGAGACACGGGGTTCGTCGGGCGCCGGGCCGGTCGAGGAGGCGGTGGTCGTGGCCGACACCGAGCCCGCCGTCCGGCAGCGGCTCGGGCTCGCGCAGGCTTCGCTGCTGTCGGCGCTCGTCGCCGGGACACCGGTGCCCGAGGGGTTCGACCGGGTCCGGCTGGGCGTTCAGGCGCGGGCCCTCGCCGCCAAGCGGTCGGACGTCGTGGCGAAGATCGCGCCGGAGTTGCAGGAGATCCTCGGGAAGTCGTACCGCCCGGCCTTCCTAACGTACGCGCAGGGCCACCCCATGACCGGCGGCTACCGGCGCGACGCCCTCTCCTTCGCCGAGCACGTGCTGCTGGAGCAGAGCCTGGACGACGCCGACGCGCGGCGGGCGCTGCGCGAGTGGTGGCTGGAGCGCTCAGGTCCGGCCCCGCGCTCCCAGCGCCCGACGGCCCGCCTGGCCCGCGCCACCCGCAGGGTCCTGCTGCGCCGTTGA
- a CDS encoding DUF4142 domain-containing protein, producing the protein MRSDNRSRGLFSGTGLIVAGLTATLIALIFPIWSYADRSGTGVDTLNASTVTTQYGALSGLDREFITKVRLAGLWELPAGQQAEVKGTTEAVRTAGEHLIEGHTFLDARVRNVAARLNLPLPNQPSDQQKAWLQTLNTAQGEEYDRQFANILRLAHGKVFSVVAQVRATTRNSLVRDLADDANTTVLDHIKVLEATGLVDYDAIARDAASASAPPITNSPAPPGPSDDPGSPMPVTPSPSFSLPPAARGPEEN; encoded by the coding sequence ATGCGATCCGACAACCGCAGCAGAGGACTGTTCAGCGGGACAGGGCTCATCGTCGCCGGGCTGACGGCGACGCTCATCGCGCTCATCTTCCCGATCTGGTCGTACGCGGACCGGTCCGGCACCGGCGTCGACACGCTCAACGCGTCCACGGTGACGACGCAGTACGGCGCGCTGTCCGGCCTGGACCGGGAGTTCATCACCAAGGTGCGGCTCGCGGGGCTGTGGGAGCTGCCCGCCGGCCAGCAGGCCGAGGTGAAGGGCACCACCGAGGCCGTCCGTACGGCCGGGGAGCATCTCATCGAGGGCCACACCTTCCTCGACGCCCGCGTCCGGAATGTCGCCGCGCGCCTCAACCTGCCCCTGCCCAACCAGCCGAGCGACCAGCAGAAGGCCTGGCTGCAGACCCTGAACACGGCTCAGGGCGAGGAGTACGACCGCCAGTTCGCCAACATCCTGCGCCTGGCCCACGGCAAGGTCTTCTCCGTCGTCGCCCAGGTCCGCGCCACCACCCGCAACTCACTGGTCCGGGATCTCGCCGACGACGCCAACACCACCGTCCTCGACCACATCAAGGTCCTGGAGGCCACCGGGCTCGTCGACTACGACGCGATCGCCCGCGACGCCGCGTCGGCGAGCGCGCCGCCCATCACCAACTCCCCGGCCCCGCCCGGCCCGTCGGACGACCCGGGCTCGCCGATGCCGGTGACACCGTCGCCGTCGTTCTCGCTGCCGCCGGCGGCTCGGGGGCCGGAGGAGAATTAG
- a CDS encoding DUF3000 domain-containing protein, with product MAAAQGRLSDGAGEKDDAKEGERDAMETAPLPFRTAVDALRVTRLRPEIEIEPTRPPQRLAPYAYALEAAVVEGDEDLADGRLVLLHDPDGHDAWQGSFRLVTLVRAELEPEMAADPLLPEVCWSWLTGALQARGLSYGEPSGTVTRASSHYFGGLSTRPAASQIEIRASWTPREALGGVPDTAAHLAAWCDLLAQVAGLPPAAGAGGDASVVTLPQRRGPQSR from the coding sequence ATGGCTGCGGCTCAGGGACGACTGTCGGACGGCGCTGGCGAAAAGGACGACGCGAAGGAGGGGGAGCGCGATGCGATGGAGACGGCTCCACTGCCCTTCCGGACAGCCGTCGACGCGTTGAGGGTCACGCGGCTGCGGCCGGAGATCGAGATCGAGCCGACCAGGCCGCCGCAGCGTCTGGCGCCCTACGCGTACGCCCTGGAGGCGGCGGTCGTCGAGGGCGACGAGGATCTGGCCGACGGCCGGCTCGTCCTTCTGCACGATCCGGATGGGCACGACGCCTGGCAGGGCTCGTTCCGCCTGGTGACCCTCGTACGGGCCGAGCTGGAGCCCGAGATGGCCGCGGATCCGCTGCTGCCCGAGGTGTGCTGGTCCTGGCTGACCGGCGCGCTGCAGGCCCGGGGTCTGTCGTACGGGGAGCCGAGCGGCACGGTCACGCGCGCGAGTTCGCACTACTTCGGCGGGCTCAGTACGCGGCCGGCCGCCTCCCAGATCGAGATCCGCGCGTCCTGGACCCCGCGCGAGGCTTTGGGCGGGGTGCCGGACACCGCCGCGCATCTGGCGGCGTGGTGCGATCTGTTGGCGCAGGTGGCGGGGCTGCCGCCGGCCGCCGGGGCGGGTGGGGACGCGTCCGTGGTGACGTTGCCGCAGCGTCGGGGGCCTCAGTCCCGCTGA
- the hemE gene encoding uroporphyrinogen decarboxylase: MSAIASPSGHQPTATYDSAFLKACRREPVPHTPVWFMRQAGRSLPEYLKVREGIPMLESCMRPELVTEITLQPVRRHNVDAAIYFSDIVVPLKAIGIDLDIKPGVGPVVENPIRSRADLAQLRDLTPEDVSYVTEAIRLLTAELGGTPLIGFAGAPFTLASYLVEGGPSRTYENAKAMMYGDPELWADLLDRLAEITAAFLKVQIEAGASAVQLFDSWAGALAPADYRRSVLPASAKVFRAVESYGVPRIHFGVGTGELLGLMGEAGADVVGVDWRVPLDEAARRVGPGKALQGNLDPTVLFAGTAAVEAKTREVLDSATGLEGHVFNLGHGVMPSTNPDALTRLVEYVHTQTAR; the protein is encoded by the coding sequence GTGAGTGCCATCGCCAGCCCCTCGGGCCACCAGCCGACCGCCACGTACGACTCCGCGTTCCTGAAGGCGTGCCGGCGCGAACCCGTGCCGCACACGCCGGTGTGGTTCATGCGGCAGGCCGGACGGTCGCTGCCCGAGTACCTCAAGGTGCGCGAGGGCATCCCGATGCTGGAGTCGTGCATGCGGCCCGAGCTGGTCACGGAGATCACCCTCCAGCCGGTCCGGCGGCACAACGTGGACGCGGCGATCTACTTCAGCGACATCGTGGTCCCGCTCAAGGCCATCGGCATCGACCTGGACATCAAGCCCGGCGTCGGCCCGGTCGTCGAGAACCCGATCCGCAGCCGCGCCGACCTGGCCCAGCTGCGCGATCTGACCCCCGAGGACGTCTCCTACGTCACCGAGGCGATCAGGCTGCTCACCGCCGAGCTCGGCGGGACCCCGCTCATCGGCTTCGCCGGCGCCCCCTTCACCCTCGCGAGCTACCTCGTCGAGGGCGGCCCGTCCCGTACGTACGAGAACGCCAAGGCGATGATGTACGGCGACCCCGAGCTCTGGGCCGACCTGCTCGACCGCCTCGCCGAGATCACGGCCGCGTTCCTGAAGGTGCAGATCGAGGCGGGCGCGAGCGCCGTCCAGCTCTTCGACTCCTGGGCCGGCGCGCTGGCCCCGGCGGACTACCGCCGCTCGGTGCTGCCCGCCTCCGCGAAGGTCTTCCGGGCGGTCGAGTCGTACGGCGTCCCGCGCATCCACTTCGGCGTCGGCACCGGTGAGCTGCTGGGCCTCATGGGCGAGGCGGGCGCGGACGTCGTCGGCGTCGACTGGCGCGTCCCCCTCGACGAGGCCGCCCGACGCGTCGGCCCCGGCAAGGCGCTCCAGGGCAACCTCGACCCGACCGTCCTGTTCGCCGGCACGGCGGCCGTCGAGGCCAAGACCCGCGAGGTGCTGGACTCGGCCACCGGCCTGGAGGGCCATGTCTTCAACCTCGGCCACGGCGTCATGCCGTCCACGAACCCGGACGCGCTGACCCGCCTCGTGGAGTACGTGCACACGCAGACCGCGCGCTAG
- a CDS encoding FAD-dependent oxidoreductase, with the protein MNMSRTERPEGARERLVVIGGDAAGMSAASQARRLRGPDELEIVAFERGHFSSFSACGIPYWVGGDVPERDRLIARTPEEHRARDIDLRMRTEVVEIDVEGARVRVRDVESGAESWTSYDKLVIATGARPIRPVLPGVDAPGVHGVQTLDDGQALLDTLSTTKGRRAVVVGAGYIGVEMAEALINRGYEVTVVNRGKEPMSTLDPDMGRLVHRAMAGMGITMVDDAEVTKVLTGDDGRVRAVATDDAEYPADVVVLGIGVRPETELAKAAGLPVGDHGGLLTDLSMRVRGHDDIWAGGDCVEVLDLVTGRERHIPLGTHANKHGQVIGSNVGGGYATFPGVVGTAVSKVCDLEIARTGLREKDARRAGLQYVTVTIESTSRAGYYPGAAPMTVKMLAERRTGRLLGVQIVGREGAGKRVDIAAVALTAGMTVEQMTVLDLGYAPPFSPVWDPILVAARKAATAVRSSAS; encoded by the coding sequence ATGAACATGAGCCGTACTGAACGTCCTGAGGGTGCACGGGAACGCCTGGTGGTCATAGGCGGCGACGCGGCGGGCATGTCCGCCGCGTCGCAGGCACGCCGGCTGCGGGGGCCCGACGAGCTGGAGATCGTGGCGTTCGAGCGCGGCCATTTCTCGTCCTTCTCCGCGTGCGGCATCCCCTACTGGGTGGGCGGCGACGTCCCCGAGCGGGACCGGCTCATCGCCCGTACGCCCGAGGAGCACCGGGCCCGGGACATCGATCTGCGGATGCGTACCGAGGTCGTCGAGATCGATGTCGAGGGGGCACGCGTACGCGTGCGGGACGTCGAGTCCGGGGCCGAGTCCTGGACGTCGTACGACAAGCTGGTGATCGCGACCGGCGCCCGCCCGATCCGCCCCGTGCTCCCCGGTGTCGACGCGCCGGGCGTGCACGGTGTGCAGACCCTCGACGACGGCCAGGCCCTCCTCGACACACTGTCCACCACGAAGGGCCGCCGCGCGGTGGTCGTCGGCGCGGGCTACATCGGCGTGGAGATGGCCGAGGCCCTCATCAACAGGGGGTACGAGGTCACGGTCGTCAACCGCGGCAAGGAGCCCATGTCCACGCTCGACCCCGACATGGGCCGCCTGGTGCACCGGGCCATGGCGGGCATGGGCATCACGATGGTCGACGACGCCGAGGTCACCAAGGTGCTCACCGGCGACGACGGCCGGGTCCGCGCGGTGGCCACGGACGACGCCGAGTACCCGGCGGACGTGGTGGTCCTGGGCATCGGCGTACGCCCGGAGACCGAGTTGGCGAAGGCGGCGGGACTGCCCGTCGGCGACCACGGCGGCCTGCTCACCGACCTCTCCATGCGGGTGCGCGGCCACGACGACATCTGGGCGGGCGGCGACTGCGTGGAGGTCCTCGACCTGGTCACCGGCCGCGAACGCCACATCCCGCTCGGCACCCACGCCAACAAGCACGGCCAGGTCATCGGCTCCAACGTCGGCGGCGGCTACGCCACTTTCCCCGGTGTCGTCGGCACGGCCGTCAGCAAGGTCTGCGACCTGGAGATCGCCCGCACCGGCCTCCGTGAGAAGGACGCCCGGCGTGCGGGCCTGCAGTACGTCACGGTCACCATCGAGTCGACGAGCCGCGCCGGTTACTACCCCGGCGCCGCGCCCATGACGGTCAAGATGCTCGCCGAACGCCGCACGGGCCGGTTGCTGGGTGTCCAGATCGTGGGCCGCGAAGGCGCGGGCAAGCGTGTAGACATCGCGGCCGTGGCCCTCACCGCGGGCATGACGGTGGAACAGATGACCGTCCTGGACCTGGGCTACGCCCCGCCTTTCTCGCCGGTATGGGACCCGATCCTGGTGGCGGCGAGAAAGGCGGCGACGGCAGTGAGGTCGAGCGCCTCGTAG
- the hemQ gene encoding hydrogen peroxide-dependent heme synthase yields MSDDAPTTEAGRIPNKGKLAKDLNEVIRYTLWSVFKLKDVLPEDRTGYADEVQELFDQLAAKDVTIRGTYDVSGLRADADLMIWWHAETADQLQEAYNLFRRTKLGRALTPVWSNMALHRPAEFNRSHIPAFLADETPRDYVSVYPFVRSYDWYLLPDEDRRRMLADHGKMARGYPDVRANTVASFSLGDYEWMLAFEADELYRIVDLMRHLRASEARMHVREEVPFYTGRRKSVAELVAGLA; encoded by the coding sequence ATGAGTGACGACGCCCCCACCACCGAGGCCGGCCGGATCCCGAACAAGGGCAAGCTGGCCAAGGACCTCAACGAGGTCATCCGCTACACCCTGTGGTCGGTCTTCAAGCTGAAGGACGTACTGCCGGAGGACCGCACCGGATACGCCGACGAGGTCCAGGAGCTGTTCGACCAGCTCGCCGCCAAGGACGTGACGATCCGCGGCACGTACGACGTGTCGGGTCTGCGCGCCGACGCCGACCTCATGATCTGGTGGCACGCCGAGACCGCCGACCAGCTCCAGGAGGCGTACAACCTGTTCCGCCGTACGAAGCTGGGCCGCGCCCTCACGCCGGTCTGGTCGAACATGGCGCTGCACCGCCCCGCCGAGTTCAACCGCTCGCACATCCCGGCGTTCCTCGCCGACGAGACGCCCCGCGACTACGTCAGCGTCTACCCCTTCGTGCGCTCCTACGACTGGTACCTGCTGCCCGACGAGGACCGCCGCCGCATGCTCGCCGACCACGGCAAGATGGCCCGCGGCTACCCGGACGTGCGCGCCAACACGGTCGCCTCGTTCTCCCTCGGCGACTACGAGTGGATGCTCGCCTTCGAGGCCGACGAGCTGTACCGCATCGTCGACCTCATGCGCCATCTGCGCGCCTCCGAGGCCCGTATGCACGTCCGCGAGGAGGTGCCGTTCTACACGGGCCGCCGGAAGTCGGTCGCGGAGCTGGTGGCGGGCCTGGCGTAG
- a CDS encoding alpha/beta hydrolase gives MRAVVLYGAVGAVLLAGLSAGSAGGETGVVTEVQGAVVAAERAADAGIRFGKCADDVLPGNLRCGKVKVPLDYSRPFGKQISLTVSRVKATGKGVGKQKVARQGALVFNPGGPGASGLYFPVIGFVPEWKRIAAAYDLVGYEPRGVGRSAPLFCQDPKRLHRGPSQAPAHPSESYKKERIARAKAYARGCAKRGGSALRHYHSLNNARDLDVLRAALGERRLTFMGASYGTYFGALYAALFPSHVRRMVFDSVVNPDTEQIWYRNNLDQSAAFEGRWADFRTWVSKHDAVYGLGDTPEKVLASYERVAARLAREPAGGTVGPGQLQGAFLQAAYYDEYWPQRALALSAYLKGDAKPLVQLAGPHPGAAVEQENSNAVYTAVECNDAPWPTEWRVWDRDNTRLARIAPFETWDNVWTNLPCAYWSGPRQRPLDVRTEPGELPPTLILAAERDGATPYDGALELHRRLWGSALVTERDSGNHGVGGGPNKCVNAHLEAYLLEGRVPGRSVGCAPHPDPEPSAAK, from the coding sequence ATGCGAGCTGTCGTTCTCTACGGAGCTGTCGGAGCCGTGCTCCTGGCCGGGCTCTCCGCCGGGTCCGCCGGGGGTGAGACAGGCGTCGTCACCGAGGTGCAAGGAGCCGTGGTCGCCGCCGAGCGGGCTGCTGACGCGGGGATTCGGTTCGGGAAGTGTGCCGACGACGTTCTTCCCGGGAATCTCAGGTGCGGGAAGGTGAAGGTGCCGCTCGACTACTCCCGGCCCTTCGGGAAGCAGATCTCGCTGACCGTCAGCCGCGTCAAGGCCACCGGCAAGGGCGTCGGCAAGCAGAAGGTCGCGCGGCAGGGCGCCCTGGTCTTCAACCCCGGCGGACCCGGTGCCTCGGGGCTGTACTTCCCGGTCATCGGGTTCGTGCCGGAGTGGAAGCGCATCGCCGCCGCGTACGACCTCGTCGGGTACGAACCGCGTGGGGTGGGGCGTTCGGCGCCGCTGTTCTGCCAGGACCCGAAGCGCCTCCACCGGGGGCCCTCACAGGCACCCGCGCACCCCTCGGAGTCGTACAAGAAGGAGCGGATCGCGCGGGCCAAGGCGTACGCGCGGGGGTGTGCCAAGAGGGGCGGCAGCGCGCTGCGGCACTACCACTCGCTCAACAACGCCCGCGACCTCGACGTGCTGCGCGCCGCGCTCGGTGAGCGACGGCTGACGTTCATGGGGGCGTCGTACGGCACGTACTTCGGGGCGCTGTACGCGGCGCTGTTCCCGTCGCATGTGCGGCGCATGGTCTTCGACTCGGTGGTGAATCCGGACACGGAGCAGATCTGGTACCGGAACAACCTCGACCAGTCGGCCGCGTTCGAGGGGCGCTGGGCGGACTTCCGGACCTGGGTCTCCAAGCACGACGCCGTGTACGGGCTGGGGGACACACCGGAGAAGGTGCTGGCGAGCTATGAGCGGGTGGCGGCGCGGCTGGCCCGTGAGCCGGCGGGCGGCACGGTGGGGCCGGGGCAGTTGCAGGGCGCGTTTCTGCAGGCCGCGTACTACGACGAGTACTGGCCGCAGCGCGCGCTGGCCCTGTCCGCGTATCTGAAGGGTGACGCGAAGCCTCTGGTGCAGCTCGCCGGTCCGCACCCGGGGGCCGCCGTCGAGCAGGAGAACAGCAACGCGGTCTACACGGCCGTCGAGTGCAACGACGCTCCCTGGCCGACGGAGTGGAGGGTCTGGGACCGCGACAACACGCGGCTGGCGCGCATCGCGCCCTTCGAGACCTGGGACAACGTGTGGACGAACCTGCCGTGCGCGTACTGGTCGGGGCCGCGCCAGCGGCCGCTGGACGTACGCACCGAGCCCGGTGAACTGCCGCCCACGCTGATCCTCGCCGCCGAGCGGGACGGGGCGACCCCGTACGACGGAGCGCTCGAACTGCACCGGCGGCTGTGGGGGTCGGCGCTCGTGACCGAGCGGGATTCCGGGAACCACGGCGTCGGGGGCGGGCCCAACAAGTGCGTGAACGCCCACCTGGAGGCGTACCTGCTGGAAGGGCGGGTGCCGGGGCGGAGCGTGGGCTGTGCTCCGCACCCGGACCCCGAACCGAGCGCCGCGAAGTAG